GGATTTCTACCAACCCTGGCCGAGTTGGGTGCGGCGCCGGGGCCGGGTCTGCACACGCTCTATGTCAGCCCGCTCAAGGCCCTCGCAGCGGATATCAAGCGCAATCTGCGCACGCCGATCGACGAGGCGGGGCTGGCGATCCGGGTCGAGGACCGCACCGGCGACACGCCTTCAAGCCGCAAGAAGCGCCAGCGCGCCGACCCGCCGCACATCCTGCTGACAACGCCGGAAAGTCTGGCGCTGCTGACCAGCTACGAGGATGCCCCACGGATGTTCGCGGGACTGCAGCGGGTGATCGTCGACGAGATCCACGCCCTGGCGGAAAGCAAGAGAGGCGACCAACTGATGCTGGCTCTGGCGCGCCTGCAGGGGATGTGCCCGGGGCTGCGCCGGGTGGGGCTGTCGGCGACGGTAGAGGACCCGCAGGCGATTGCCCGGCTGCTGGCCCGTCATCCCGATCCCTGCGACATTTTGCTGGCCGATCCGGGCCCGGACCCGGATATCTCGATGCTGGTGACGGACGAGGCGCCGCCCTGGTCCGGCGGAGGCGCGAAATACGCCATCCCGGCGGTGCTGGAACAGGTCAGGCGCCACAGGACGACGCTGATCTTTCACAACACCCGCGCGCAGGCCGAGATCTTTTTCCACAACCTGTGGCTGGCCAACGACGACGGTCTGCCGATCGGCATCCACCACGGCTCGCTCGACCGTCAGCAGCGCGAAAAGGTCGAGGCGGCGATGGTGGCGGGTCAGTTGCGGGCCATCGTCTGCACCGGTTCGCTGGATCTGGGCATCGACTGGGGCGACGTGGACCTGGTGATCCAGGTCGGTGCGCCGAAGAACGTCAAGCGGCTGGTGCAGCGGATCGGGCGGGCCAATCACCGCTACAACGCGCCGTCCAAGGCGATCCTGGTGCCCGCCAACCGCTTTGAGGTGGTGGAATGCGTGGCGGCGCTCGAAGCGGCGCGCGCGCATCAGCTGGACGGCGATCCGCGTGGGCCGGGGCCGCGCGACGTGTTGTGCCAGCACATCCTGATCGCGGCCTGTTCGGGACCGTTCGAGACCGATGCGCTATACGCTGAGATGACCAGCGCGGGCGCCTACGCCAATCTGAGCCGGGACCAGTTCGACGCCTGCCTGGAATTCTGCGCCACCGGCGGCTACGCGTTGCGCGCCTACGACCAGTGGCAGCGGTTGCAGCAATTGCCCGACGGGCGGTGGCAATTGCGCGATCCGCGCGCGGCGCAGCGCATCCGGCAGAACATCGGCACGATCCAGGACACCGACACGCTCAAGGTGCGCTGGCGCGGGCGCGGCGGGGCGCCTTTGGGCGAGATCGAGGAAGGCTTTGCCGCCTCGCTGACCAAGGGCGACACCTTTCTGATCGGCGGGCAGATCGTACGCTACGAAGGGCTTCGCGAAATGACGGTGGAGGTCACGCGCGACCCGGGCCGCAAGCCCAAGATCGCCACCTTCATGGGCACCAAGTTTTCGACGTCGACGCAATTGAGCCATCGCATCCTGCGCATGTTCCGGCAGGACAACTGGCCCGACTTGCCGCCCCATACGGCACAATGGCTGGCGTTGCAGCGCAAGGTGTCCCGACTGCCCGAACCGGGGAGGCTGCTGGTCGAGACGTTTCCCCGTGACGGGCGGCAGCAGCTGGTGGCCTACGGCTTTGCCGGACGCAATGCGCAGCAGACGCTGGGGCTCTTGCTGACCAAGCGGATGGAGGAGATGGGCCTGGCGCCGATGGGATTCGTGTCTACCGACTACGCGACGCTGATCTGGGGGCTGGACGCGGTGACGGACCCGGCGCCGCTGTTCGACATCGCCGCGCTCGAGGCCGGGGTCGACCAATGGCTGGCAGGCAACGCGGTGATGAAACGCACCTTTCGCGCCAGCGCCACGATCGCCGGGCTGATCGAGCGCAATATCGGTGGGCAGCGCAAGACCGGGCGGCAGGCGACGATGTCGTCCGACATCCTGTACGACACGCTGCTGAAATACGACCCCGACCACCTGCTGATGCAGATCACCCGCGAAGAGGCGATGCGCGGGCTGGTGGATTTCGCCCGCATCCGCGAGATGGCCGAGCGGGTGGGCGACCGGATCGACCACGTGGTGCTGGACCGGGTAACGCCACTGGCGGCGCCGCTGTTCCTTGAAGCCGGGCGCGTGCCGGTCAACGGTCTGGCGGACGAAAGGCTGCTGGAGGAAGAGGTGACGCGGCTTCTGAACGACAGCGGACTGGCGCAGATCGAAGTCAAACCGCGCTGGCGCGTGCCCTATTGACTTGCGCGGCCAACGCGGGTGCGGCAAGAACCAAGCATGAACAAATTCACGTTCTCCTTCGCCGGTTCTGAACTGTCGGCCCTGGCTTCGGGTGGGCTGTTCTGGCCCGCGCAAGACCTGCTGGTCGTGTCGGATCTGCACTTCGGCAAGGCGGCCCGGTTTTCGGCGGTGGGCGGGTCGGCGCTGCCGCCCTACGAGACGCGCGAAACGCTGACGCGGCTGGAAAAGGATCTGTCCGAAACCGGGGCGCGGCAGGTGATCTGCCTCGGCGACAGCTTTGACGCACCGGGGATCGAGACCGCCTTGCCCGAGGACGATTTGTTGTGGATCAGCCGCTTGATGGCCGGGCGACGCTGGACCTGGATCGCCGGCAATCACGATCCTGCACCGCTTGGCCTGGCGGGATCGCATCGGTCGGAAATGTCCGTCGGTCCGCTGGTCTTCCGGCATATCGCAAAGGCCGGGGCCACCGGCGAAGTGTCTGGCCATTACCACCCCAAGGCGCGCATCACAGCACGGGGACGCGCGATTTCACGTCCTTGTTTCCTGATCGACGAGGCCCGTTTGATATTGCCGGCCTACGGTCATTTCACCGGTGGGTTGTGGTCGGACAGCACGGTCCTGTGCGCGCTGATGGCGCCAGAGGCCCGCGCGATCCTGACGGGTAAGACGCTTTTCGAGATCCCGATGCCACGCCGCGCGATGGCCTAGATCAGGCGTTGGCGCCAGAGCACCAGACCAGCCACCGCCATCGCGCCCAGAGAGGCATACCGCGCTTCACCCGACGCGGCGGCCAGACCGTCGGCCGCCAGGCCTGCACCCAGAGGCGCCAGCACGACGAGGCTCAGGCAGACGGCGGAAGCGAAGAATTGCCCCCTTGCCCAAAGCGGTGCCGTGTCGCGGTGGTGCAGGGTGTTGGCCCACACGTAAATCATGGCCGACGCGAGCAGTGCGCCGGATCCGATCAGCATCTCCATCTGGGAAAGCTCCGGAGGGCTTTCGCGATCCCCCTGCCCCGCCATCGGGGCAAGCCATCCGGGACGCGGCCCTCACGCGGAGATTGGGATCGGGGCGGCCCCGTGCAAGAGAGGCTGGACGGAATATTTCGCGGCCACTAGCGTATCGGGATGTTCGACGCCGACCGCATCCGCCAGAGCTTTGCCCGCCAGGCATTCATGACCACGTTCGAGGCACGTTTGGACGAGATCGCCCAAGGCGCGGTGACGATCAGCGCACCGATCCTGCCCATCGCCGCGCAGCAGCAGGGCTATGCGCATGCCGGGCTGACCTTTGCCCTGGGTGACAGTGCGGCCGGCTATTCCGCGCTGTCGCTTTTGCCTGCCGATCAGGAGGTCGTGACGTCGGAAATGAAGATCAACCTGCTGGCTCCGGCAACGGGTGATCGGCTGGTGGCCCGTGGCCGCGTCGTCAAGCCGGGTCGGCGGTTGATCGTGGTCCTTTCAGAGGTGTTCTGCGGCGACCGGCAGGTGGCGCTGCTGACAGGGACGATGGTACCAGTGCCGGCGTGATCCTTGCCATTAATTAACGAATCTGTTAATTAACAAAAATGGCAAATATGGAGCAAACCTTTGCCGCGCTGGCGGACCCGACGCGGCTTGGCATCGTGATGCGCCTCGCCGAAACCGGCGAGATCGATGCAACCGACCTGGCAAGGCCGTTCGCAATCAGCGCGCCCGCCGTCTCGCGACACCTCAAGGTGCTGGAACAGGCAGGATGGGTAACGCGCCGACGGATCGGCACGCGGCGGCCGGTGCGGCTTGACCCCGCGCGGCTGGACGAGGTGCAGGTCTGGACGGGGCGGCTCCGGGCCGCTTTGGCAGCCAACTATGCCCGGCTCGATGCGCTACTGGACAGTGAAAAGGACAACCCATGAACAAGATGACCATGACCAAGGTCGGCGAAACCGACCTGCGCGTGATCCGCCGTTTCGACGCCCCGCCCGAGGCCGTCTACGACGCCCATGTCGATGAGGCCAAGATCAAGCGCTGGATGCTGGGCCCCGAAGGCTGGTCGATGCCCGACTGCGTGATCGACGCGCGACCCGGTGGGGCATTTTCCTATACCTGGGAGAACCAGGGCGGAGAGCGTTTCACCATTCGCGGCACCTTCGTATCGTTCGACCCGCCGCACCGGATCGTGCACGAGGAGACGATGGAGATGGGCGACGACACCCCGCCGATGAGCCGCGTCACCACCGAATTCGCCGCCGATGGCGACGGCACATTGATGACGATGGTGATCTCCTACGCCAGCGCCGAGGCGCGCGAAGGCGCCGTGGCCAGCGGCATGGAGGAAGGCATGGCCTTCAGCTATGACAACCTGGACCGGATGGTCACCGTCTAGACCGTCAGCCCCTGCGGTTCGGCCAGCCCGTTGGCGCGGCAGCAAGCGGTGACCGTGTTGGCCAGAAGGCAGGCGATGGTCATCGGCCCCACCCCGCCCGGAACCGGGGTGATCGCGCCGGCCACCGCGGCGCAACTGTCGAACTGGCAATCGCCCACCAGTCGCGTGCCGCCCTCGGGCTTGTCGACGCGGTTGATACCGACGTCGATCACCGTGGCACCGGGCTTGATCCAGTCGCCCGGCACCATTTCGGGCCGGCCCACCGCGGCGACGACGATGTCCGCGCGGCGCACGACACCGGCCAGGTCCTTGGTCCGGGAATGCGCGATCGTCACCGTGCAGCTGTCGCCCAGCAAGAGCTGCGCCATGGGCTTGCCGACGATGTTCGACCGCCCGATCACCACCGCGTCCATCCCTGACAGACTGCCGTGATGGTCGCGCAGCATCATCAGGCAGCCCAGCGGCGTGCAGGGCACCATCGACTTCTGCCCGGTGCCCAACAGGCCGACATTCGAGATGTGGAAGCCATCGACATCCTTGGCCGGATCGATGGAGTTGATCACGAGGTCTTCGTTCAGGTGCTTGGGCAGCGGCAGCTGCACCAGGATGCCGTGCACGTCGGGATCGTTGTTCAGTTGCCGGATCGTTTCGAGCAGCTCGGTTTCCGAAATATCGGCATCGAACCTGTGCTCGTAGGAATTCATGCCCACCTCGACGGTCTGCTTGCCCTTGGAACGGACGTAGACCTGGCTGGCGGGGTCTTCGCCGACCAGCACCACCGCAAGGCCGGGCGTGATGCCGTGTTCGCTTTTCAGACGCGCGACATGCTCGGCCACCTTGCCGCGAACTTTGGCCGCAAAGGCCTTGCCGTCAATCACCGTCGCCGTCATCGCGTCTTCCTTCCGCTTTCATCCGCCGGGCTGGCTTGGTCAGCCGTCGACACCCGCCTTGCCGATCACCCGCTCTTCGCGGGCGATCACTGTTTCGATCATGATCCGCCACATCGCCTGGGCCAGTTCGGGGTCGAGTCCGCTGGCCAAGGCCTTGTCGCGCACGTTGGCCAGCACCGCGTCGACCCTGCTGGGAGCCCGTGCCGCGATGCCCTCGCGCGCCTTCAGGTCGGGAGCGCGGTCGGTATAGCGTTCGCGCTCGGCCAGCAACGCGACCAACTCGCTGTCGATCTGGTCGATGCAGACCCGCAGGTCAGCCATCGAGCGGATGGTGTCGGGTGCAGGGCGTGTCATGTCGAAGTCCTTTCGCAACGCACCCTGCCCTATCCGGCATTCCGACCCGACGGACAACCCGCCGAATTGGCGCAGGTCAGGCCGATCTGCCGGTCAGAACAACCCTTCGATCTGGCCTGCGTCGTTCAGCCGGATCGCTTCGGCCGAAGGCACTCGGGGCAGGCCGGGCATGGTCATGATCTCGCCGCAGATCGCCACGACAAAACCGGCACCGGCTGACAGCCGAACCTCGCGCACCGGCACGGAATGGCCGGTGGGCGCACCGCGCAAGCTCGGGTCGGTCGAAAAGCTGTACTGCGTCTT
This sequence is a window from Thalassococcus arenae. Protein-coding genes within it:
- a CDS encoding chorismate mutase; its protein translation is MTRPAPDTIRSMADLRVCIDQIDSELVALLAERERYTDRAPDLKAREGIAARAPSRVDAVLANVRDKALASGLDPELAQAMWRIMIETVIAREERVIGKAGVDG
- the pdeM gene encoding ligase-associated DNA damage response endonuclease PdeM; this translates as MNKFTFSFAGSELSALASGGLFWPAQDLLVVSDLHFGKAARFSAVGGSALPPYETRETLTRLEKDLSETGARQVICLGDSFDAPGIETALPEDDLLWISRLMAGRRWTWIAGNHDPAPLGLAGSHRSEMSVGPLVFRHIAKAGATGEVSGHYHPKARITARGRAISRPCFLIDEARLILPAYGHFTGGLWSDSTVLCALMAPEARAILTGKTLFEIPMPRRAMA
- a CDS encoding ArsR/SmtB family transcription factor, with protein sequence MEQTFAALADPTRLGIVMRLAETGEIDATDLARPFAISAPAVSRHLKVLEQAGWVTRRRIGTRRPVRLDPARLDEVQVWTGRLRAALAANYARLDALLDSEKDNP
- a CDS encoding PaaI family thioesterase, whose translation is MFDADRIRQSFARQAFMTTFEARLDEIAQGAVTISAPILPIAAQQQGYAHAGLTFALGDSAAGYSALSLLPADQEVVTSEMKINLLAPATGDRLVARGRVVKPGRRLIVVLSEVFCGDRQVALLTGTMVPVPA
- a CDS encoding ligase-associated DNA damage response DEXH box helicase, encoding MTELPVSLKRWFSKRGWTLHPHQRAMLDRTGEAALLLIAPTGGGKTLAGFLPTLAELGAAPGPGLHTLYVSPLKALAADIKRNLRTPIDEAGLAIRVEDRTGDTPSSRKKRQRADPPHILLTTPESLALLTSYEDAPRMFAGLQRVIVDEIHALAESKRGDQLMLALARLQGMCPGLRRVGLSATVEDPQAIARLLARHPDPCDILLADPGPDPDISMLVTDEAPPWSGGGAKYAIPAVLEQVRRHRTTLIFHNTRAQAEIFFHNLWLANDDGLPIGIHHGSLDRQQREKVEAAMVAGQLRAIVCTGSLDLGIDWGDVDLVIQVGAPKNVKRLVQRIGRANHRYNAPSKAILVPANRFEVVECVAALEAARAHQLDGDPRGPGPRDVLCQHILIAACSGPFETDALYAEMTSAGAYANLSRDQFDACLEFCATGGYALRAYDQWQRLQQLPDGRWQLRDPRAAQRIRQNIGTIQDTDTLKVRWRGRGGAPLGEIEEGFAASLTKGDTFLIGGQIVRYEGLREMTVEVTRDPGRKPKIATFMGTKFSTSTQLSHRILRMFRQDNWPDLPPHTAQWLALQRKVSRLPEPGRLLVETFPRDGRQQLVAYGFAGRNAQQTLGLLLTKRMEEMGLAPMGFVSTDYATLIWGLDAVTDPAPLFDIAALEAGVDQWLAGNAVMKRTFRASATIAGLIERNIGGQRKTGRQATMSSDILYDTLLKYDPDHLLMQITREEAMRGLVDFARIREMAERVGDRIDHVVLDRVTPLAAPLFLEAGRVPVNGLADERLLEEEVTRLLNDSGLAQIEVKPRWRVPY
- a CDS encoding SRPBCC domain-containing protein — translated: MNKMTMTKVGETDLRVIRRFDAPPEAVYDAHVDEAKIKRWMLGPEGWSMPDCVIDARPGGAFSYTWENQGGERFTIRGTFVSFDPPHRIVHEETMEMGDDTPPMSRVTTEFAADGDGTLMTMVISYASAEAREGAVASGMEEGMAFSYDNLDRMVTV
- the folD gene encoding bifunctional methylenetetrahydrofolate dehydrogenase/methenyltetrahydrofolate cyclohydrolase FolD, coding for MTATVIDGKAFAAKVRGKVAEHVARLKSEHGITPGLAVVLVGEDPASQVYVRSKGKQTVEVGMNSYEHRFDADISETELLETIRQLNNDPDVHGILVQLPLPKHLNEDLVINSIDPAKDVDGFHISNVGLLGTGQKSMVPCTPLGCLMMLRDHHGSLSGMDAVVIGRSNIVGKPMAQLLLGDSCTVTIAHSRTKDLAGVVRRADIVVAAVGRPEMVPGDWIKPGATVIDVGINRVDKPEGGTRLVGDCQFDSCAAVAGAITPVPGGVGPMTIACLLANTVTACCRANGLAEPQGLTV